A part of Anolis sagrei isolate rAnoSag1 chromosome 3, rAnoSag1.mat, whole genome shotgun sequence genomic DNA contains:
- the METTL21C gene encoding protein-lysine methyltransferase METTL21C isoform X1 — translation MKALPEKRRGDTDSTPGMISTQNHLIPDAVQSVMEKEELEENSELEESNCSIISESGPRVFKILQKWVPKASYYFDKEHYCYAGHQITIHESIESLGAVVWPGALALCQYLESNQQEINIKGKKVLEIGAGTGLVSIVASILGAFVTATDLPEVLQNLEYNITKNTQNINVHKPEVKKLVWGENLHEDFPKSTRYNFIVATDVVYHHTALDTLLETIGYLCQPGTVLLWANKFRFSTDYDFLDKLSNIFNITQLAEFPESNVKLFKGTIREN, via the exons TACTCCTGGTATGATTTCTACACAGAACCACTTGATTCCTGATGCAGTCCAAAGCGTAATGGaaaaggaagaacttgaagaaaaTTCTGAACTTGAAGAAAGCAACTGTTCTATAATATCTGAATCAG GACCACGTGTGTTCAAAATATTGCAGAAATGGGTTCCAAAGGCGTCTTATTACTTTGACAAAGAACATTACTGTTATGCTGGCCACCAGATCACCATTCATGAGTCCATTGAAAGCCTCGGGGCTGTAGTATGGCCTGGT GCTCTTGCTTTGTGTCAGTATCTGGAATCAAACCAACAAGAAATCAACATTAAAGGCAAGAAAGTACTTGAAATTGGAGCTGGAACAGGTCTGGTGTCCATTGTAGCAAGTATATTAG gtGCTTTTGTTACTGCTACTGACTTGCCTGAGGTACTTCAAAACTTGGAGTACAATATTACAAAGAACACACAGAACATTAATGTTCACAAGCCTGAAGTAAAAAAGCTGGTTTGGGGAGAGAATCTCCATGAAGACTTCCCTAAATCAACTCGTTATAATTTCATTGTGGCCACAGATGTTGTGTATCACCACACAGCTTTGGATACTCTTCTGGAGACGATAGGCTACTTGTGTCAACCTGGGACAGTCTTGCTATGGGCAAACAAATTCAGGTTCAGCACAGATTATGATTTCTTGGACAAACTCAGCAATATATTCAATATCACACAACTGGCAGAATTTCCAGAGTCAAATGTCAAATTGTTCAAGGGAACAATTCGAGAAAATTAA
- the METTL21C gene encoding protein-lysine methyltransferase METTL21C isoform X2, with product MISTQNHLIPDAVQSVMEKEELEENSELEESNCSIISESGPRVFKILQKWVPKASYYFDKEHYCYAGHQITIHESIESLGAVVWPGALALCQYLESNQQEINIKGKKVLEIGAGTGLVSIVASILGAFVTATDLPEVLQNLEYNITKNTQNINVHKPEVKKLVWGENLHEDFPKSTRYNFIVATDVVYHHTALDTLLETIGYLCQPGTVLLWANKFRFSTDYDFLDKLSNIFNITQLAEFPESNVKLFKGTIREN from the exons ATGATTTCTACACAGAACCACTTGATTCCTGATGCAGTCCAAAGCGTAATGGaaaaggaagaacttgaagaaaaTTCTGAACTTGAAGAAAGCAACTGTTCTATAATATCTGAATCAG GACCACGTGTGTTCAAAATATTGCAGAAATGGGTTCCAAAGGCGTCTTATTACTTTGACAAAGAACATTACTGTTATGCTGGCCACCAGATCACCATTCATGAGTCCATTGAAAGCCTCGGGGCTGTAGTATGGCCTGGT GCTCTTGCTTTGTGTCAGTATCTGGAATCAAACCAACAAGAAATCAACATTAAAGGCAAGAAAGTACTTGAAATTGGAGCTGGAACAGGTCTGGTGTCCATTGTAGCAAGTATATTAG gtGCTTTTGTTACTGCTACTGACTTGCCTGAGGTACTTCAAAACTTGGAGTACAATATTACAAAGAACACACAGAACATTAATGTTCACAAGCCTGAAGTAAAAAAGCTGGTTTGGGGAGAGAATCTCCATGAAGACTTCCCTAAATCAACTCGTTATAATTTCATTGTGGCCACAGATGTTGTGTATCACCACACAGCTTTGGATACTCTTCTGGAGACGATAGGCTACTTGTGTCAACCTGGGACAGTCTTGCTATGGGCAAACAAATTCAGGTTCAGCACAGATTATGATTTCTTGGACAAACTCAGCAATATATTCAATATCACACAACTGGCAGAATTTCCAGAGTCAAATGTCAAATTGTTCAAGGGAACAATTCGAGAAAATTAA